One region of Mesobacillus boroniphilus genomic DNA includes:
- a CDS encoding cysteine desulfurase family protein, which yields MIYLDNSATTKPYKEVLDSFIKVSEDFFGNPSSLHKIGGQAEKLLQQARSQVAKLLNVKEAEILFTSGGTESNNLAVKGIAMAHRERGRHIITTSIEHASIHNAMVQLESLGYEITYVKPDGNGFISAGSIEKELRDDTILVSVIHVNNEVGTIQPIKEIGTLLKKYPKAFFHVDFVQGAGKVPLDFYEAGIHLSTISGHKFHGLKGTGALFIKEGVRLSPLFSGGNQEWKQRSGTENVAGMVAMAKALRMIFEQSKEKLNQMKAAMERLRSGISQIKGITIHTPRENSAPHILNFSVKGLKAETFVHALEEKNIYVSTTSACSSKKKAASKTLLAMGVPQDEAESAIRVSLTYSNTVEEAEIAAKAIAETVKHLSEVVKK from the coding sequence ATGATTTACTTAGACAACAGTGCCACAACTAAACCCTATAAGGAAGTATTGGATTCATTTATTAAGGTCTCAGAGGATTTTTTCGGAAATCCTTCATCTCTTCATAAAATCGGCGGCCAGGCAGAGAAGCTCCTTCAGCAGGCACGTTCCCAGGTCGCCAAGCTGCTGAATGTAAAGGAAGCAGAGATCCTGTTCACATCCGGAGGAACGGAAAGCAATAACCTTGCAGTAAAAGGGATCGCAATGGCTCACCGGGAAAGAGGAAGGCATATCATTACCACAAGTATTGAGCATGCTTCCATTCACAATGCTATGGTACAGTTAGAATCGCTTGGCTATGAAATAACATATGTAAAACCTGATGGTAACGGCTTTATCAGCGCAGGATCAATCGAGAAAGAATTGCGTGATGATACCATCCTTGTGTCAGTGATCCATGTCAATAATGAAGTCGGTACCATTCAGCCTATAAAGGAAATAGGAACCTTGCTTAAAAAGTATCCAAAAGCGTTTTTCCATGTTGATTTCGTTCAGGGAGCAGGAAAGGTGCCATTGGACTTTTATGAAGCTGGAATCCATTTATCCACTATCTCGGGGCATAAATTCCATGGCCTGAAAGGGACAGGCGCGTTGTTTATCAAAGAAGGGGTCCGCCTGTCTCCATTATTCTCCGGCGGGAATCAGGAATGGAAGCAGCGGAGCGGGACAGAAAATGTAGCGGGCATGGTTGCGATGGCAAAGGCACTAAGGATGATATTTGAACAGAGCAAAGAAAAGCTGAATCAAATGAAAGCTGCGATGGAAAGATTAAGAAGTGGAATCAGCCAAATCAAGGGAATTACCATTCACACTCCCAGGGAGAATAGTGCACCTCACATCCTGAACTTTTCAGTCAAGGGATTAAAGGCTGAAACATTCGTGCATGCGCTAGAAGAAAAAAATATATATGTTTCAACAACAAGCGCCTGCTCCTCAAAAAAGAAGGCTGCAAGCAAGACTTTACTGGCAATGGGTGTACCTCAAGATGAAGCGGAAAGCGCGATCAGGGTCAGCCTGACATATAGCAATACAGTAGAAGAAGCAGAAATAGCCGCAAAGGCAATTGCTGAGACAGTAAAACATTTAAGCGAGGTAGTAAAGAAATGA